DNA sequence from the Strigops habroptila isolate Jane chromosome 4, bStrHab1.2.pri, whole genome shotgun sequence genome:
TGTCAGATATGAAAATGTGCAACATGAAAGAGGTCgtgactgatttctttttctcctttaaaggTACTATCCAGTTGTAAAATTCAGGTTGGGTTATAGTTCTGGCTTTAAAATTCCCAATGTTTTGGGGATCAAAAAAGTTACCATTTACTATTCCAGtgccattatttttttattctatgtGCAaaagacagaatcatagaattgtagaatcacagaatgtttgggttggaagggacctttaaagatcatatagttcaaccctcctgccatgggcaggggcatctttcactagatcaggttgcccaaagtTATGTGCAAAGATGCATGTATCTGTCACTAACACCTTCCTTATACCCATGGGGCATTATAAATTTGGAATCAAGACTTTCAAACCTTCATACCCAAGACTCCTATTGCAGAAAGCTGAGTAAATCTGATTATGCTTTGCTAAGGCACCTTGTTTCCTCTAAGTAGgctgttttccactgaaaatctTTTATTCTCTTAAATACTTTGGCACATACAGTATgtgagatcatagaatcatagaatggtttgggttggaatggaccttaaagctcacgTAGTTCCAGCTGAGATGAGCTGTTTAGATGCAAAACAAATTTTAGAGCCAACATAAACACCAAGAACAAGAAGATTAAAGATTAACATGTAACTATCATTCACCTTGGACTGCAcatgcatatgcacacacacatggagTAGTGTTTATTACTTAGTGgcacttcatagaatcatcatcTATTATTATCTAGCACCCTGTCCAATTGCATCTTGAAATCCTCAAGTGACAGGGACTCTACATCCCTGGTGAGGTTTTTCCAGTAAATGATTGTTCTTACtgtaaaagatttatttcttctattgAGATGAAATCTCTCCCAGTGCAATTTGTACCTGTTGCCCCCTGTCTTCTCCATACAGCTCCTTGTGAATAGAGAGCCTTTGTCCTCTTTGTAGCCACACTTTAAGTACTCTGTCTTCATATATAAGAAACTGTATTTCCTCTACCTGAGTAACTGTATCCTTAAAAACTTATTATCATGGAAAGTGGGTATTTCAACCAATTCAGAAAATGAGGTTTATGTTTAGCTCTAATATGCTAGAGGGCACTAATAGGACTTAATGGCCCTGATGATTCTCACCTGGACCACTCCACACACATGCCCGTGCCCATGGCCCAGGAGCCCTATTTAAGCTTAGTCTAGGGCTGTCAATCCTTCCTTGACTACACTGGAGATGtgtctggctgcagctgtgTCTTTACCTCTTGGATAGATCCTGGATCAAGAGCACAGCTTTGTCTCTAACCCTGCTCCTGGCCCACCTCCCTTTGCTCCTGATGGCCCATTGTAGATGGATCCTCTACTTCTAAATTTCGTTGGACTCTAATTGAAAACACTGCTCACTCTGTCTAACCCAGGTATGAAATATCCCTGAATATCTCCAATATTaaatcccctttttttttcttcataaaactACTTGGTTTTCAGGCTGGACTCTGATGCTGTGCTCCATTTCTccttaaaggtattttcttcctgttcccaACCTATCTCATACACTAGAAGTTACTAGGAGCTCTCATTCTACTAGGTGTATGCATTTCCTGCTGTCTCTACATGGCAATGTGGATACAAGATTTGCATTCAGTTTGATGTCACAGTTGACTGGTCACATCATTGCACTGCTTATACCTGGCATGTAGTTGCATCTGTTCCCCAAAGAATTTCTAAGCTCTAAACCCCAGATGTTGGCAGAAGTAGTCATAAATGCATAGCTTATCATTGTGAATACAATTCAAAAGCAGGATGGGACCAGCTGTGGTGGTCAAGCATGGAAACTTGGCAAGATAAACTGACCAGCAGCCTGCTTAGTGGCCACTGGCCCCTTTTAATGCCACTTCTCTTGCTCTTCCCTCATCAGCCATGATACCTCAGTTACTCCACCATTGTCTCCTCCCAAAGAAATGACCCACCCTGATCACTTCCCCATGTTCATTCCAGTTTTGCCACATTCATGCCTGATCtaggggttggactagatgacttttaaggtcccttccaacccaaactattctatgattttgttaTTCCTGGTACCCAGGTAAACTAGACCCATGGTGTTTCTGGAACGTTGGTACTGCTGTCCTCATGAGGTTCTGCTCCCCAGAGGTGCCCAATGCTTCCCCTTCAACCATCTCTGAAGTCTGCCCATCTTTAGCACCTCTGGTGCCCTCCTCACCATGGGTGAAATTTGGCTTTCCATCATGGCGCTGTTAATTTGACAGTTCATCATTGTAAGTTATGTCCACTGTTTTTTGATGGTGCATTCAGTGTGTTTGAAAACAAGCTAGGGACTAGTCACCTTCCTAAATCTCTTTTCTAAGATGAACATTGTGTCACAGCTGTGTCTGAACCACTGTTTCTACACAGCTAAGATTCAGGTCCCTAATTTTGTGTATCTCATATTTACTTCTCCCTCTTTGATAATCTTCATTATCAAAGGAGTGAAATATTTATCTCCTAAGGTAACTTTTCCCAAGTGTGGCACATAAGAAGAGCTTCCCCAcaagtattttgaaacaaaagctctccttttctctgctgctcctaaGGGCTTCAGTTGGTGTGGTGTGGTCTGGCATTGGTTCTGTTAATGAATAAGTATTTGTGCGTGGTGATCCATCACCTTAGAtgacattttctatttaaaccCACAGCTGGGACttgcaaatttttttgtttgtctcttAAAAATAGATGGGTTTTCTGTATCAGCAAAGGGTCCTATAAAGATGTCACATAGAATTAATTGCATCGAGCTGTGTGTGATTGCTAAACCTTATCTGGGGAATGCACATATGTAGCATTCATTTATTTGATCTTAAACCAGCACTGCTCATTAGTAAGGTTAAACCTGGCTTCTGCACTGCCAACTGGAGATGTTCCTGGTTTCAAACATATTAGCCCAGATTTATTCTTAGCACATATCCATGGGGACCTGGATATCCTCTTTGCCCCATCATTCCCTCTTGGAGGGAACTAAATGTGAGGGATGCTTCTcaatctgaaaaatacagttccTTATGGAGTGACATAAAGAGAACTCTTTACAGTATGGGTGGCATGTGGGGAAGGAGTGCAAGTGGGGCTTTGAGTACGATTTGTGGGTTTAAGGCTAAAATCAGATAGTATAGCTACACCCTGACAGAGGAGAAAGTGGCTTGCTATATCTTACAGCAATGACATGTACAAACACATGGGTCTTCATGATTGCTATCATCTTTTTCTTGTAGTTTCAATGGTCAGCAGCCAAATGGGGACTGAAACTCAAGAATGTCCAAGTTTATATTGTTTATATGACACCTCTTTGCCAGCTTGATCTCTAAAGGAAACTAGAACTTTTTTTAGGAGTCTCTTGAGAGCAGCCCTCACCTCCatgttcctcaggctgtagatcAGGGGGTTCAGCATGGGAATCACCATGGTGTAGACAACAGACACTGCTTTGTCCTGGTTCAGGGAGTAGGTAGAACTGGGGCGGAGGTACATGAAGATCATAGTCCCATAGAAAACGGAGACTGATGTCAAATGTGAGGCACAGGTGGAGAAAGCTTTGTGCCTGCCCTTTGAGGAGCGCATCCTCAGGACAGTGGTAAGGATATAACCATAAGAGACAGCAATGAATGCTAAAGTGCTGAGTGCAACAAGAATAGCAATGGTAAAAAGCACATGTTCATTGACAGTAGTGCTGGAGCACGAAAGTTTCAGGAGTGGAGGAATGTCGCAGAAGAAGTGGTTGATGAAATTAGGGCCACAGAAGCGCGCACTGAACACTGAGCTGACAAGCACCATTTGACTCACAGAAGCTATTAAGTAGGATCCCACAGCCAGTTGCACACAAACCTTCTGCGACATGGTGGTCATGTAGAGTAGGGGGTTACAGATGGCCACGTACCGGTCGTAGGCCATTGCAGCCAGCAGGTAACATTCGGTGATGATGCAGAATCCGCAGAAGTACATCTGGGCTGCACACCCTGGCAAAGAGAtggctttcctttcttcaaagaAGCTCACCAGCATTTTGGGAGCAACTGCTGAGGAATTACCTAGGTCTACCAGAGAGAGGTGGCagaggaagaagtacatgggggtgtggagTCGAGAGTCAAGCCTGATTAAAGCAATCATGCCGAGGTTCCCCAACAGCGAGGTGACACAGATCAGAAGGAACAGCACAAACAGAATGACCTGCAGCTCCCAGATATCTGTGATTCCCAAGAGAATGAACTCATCAACAGTTGCATTGTTTCTTCTGACCATAGCCTGAATGAACACGAGTCTTTaggaggggagaaaaatcaaagaacacAAGTAAGTTACAACTCTGGATAGAGGAATAAATAAGTCATAATGATACTGGGAATGTCAGGTAGGGATGTAATAGAAGAAAATGgcatgctgctttattttaacaGAACCCTAGCTGCCTGTTACTATGCAAGAACTAAATGCTTAATTCTCTTGAGAAGCTTGCTGTTATCCATTTAACACCTCCGTAATGACAGTCTCAAAGAAGGATTACTTTTGTTCCATTGCTGAGATTGTTccaggaaagaggagaaacttGTTAGTCTTTCTGATCTTTTTGagctttttctgtttagttCTATTGTTCAATTCTCCTCAAATGCTTATCTGTGTGCATGGTGCCTGGGAGGAATAATAGGATGATTCTGGTTATCTGCTCTCTTGTTCTTCAATAGTGAAGCTCTCAGCTTCTAAGAACGACACTTAAGTTGGCCACTGCAATTCTGAGAAGTCCCCATAAGAAGATACCCccaaattttaataaataaacaaaaatccatGTAGCAAAGcagtttatattaaaaagcagATGCTAATTTCATTAAAGCTTATTTGCTGATTCCAAACATAACAATTCAAAGTTGAAGGCAGGGGCAGCGTAGTCACGGACATTGCCCTGTGTCCCTGAGCCTGTTTGTGCTAATGGCAGGGAGGAAAGTTTGTCCTGACAAAAATCATACTTGCTTTTGTCCAGTGTTAAAAAAGGAGCTGCACATAAATTGAACCTGCTTCCTAGGTGGATAGCTGCACTTGAGGTATCTGTTCAAGGCTTCATTTACAGGCATCAAAAAGAAATAGGCACTTTAAGGCAAAATTCACATAAGCCACTTGAAATGTCTACTTACTTTGGGGTGAAACGACTTTCCTCTTAGAGGTGCTGGTTTCTTATCACTGCTTATAAAAAGCACACAATGATTAGATAAGCTGTAGAAGTCTGTCTCTGTAGGGGATAATATTAAGTCAGACAAATCAGACAATCAGACTCTAtaggcatagaatcatagaatggttagggttggaaaggaccttaagatcctctaattccaaccccctgccatgttAAATAACAGCATATCTATGggtgaaacaaaggaaagaacaCTATAACCTCATTACCACCTTTTCACTTCTCTTAAAACACTGACTTGAAGAAAAATGCCTCTTGTTTTCAGGTTGTGCTCTTGTTTTGACATTCCTGTTTAGAGTTCTGTAGGAAATAACTGTTAATTGCAGGTGTATTAACCTGAGCTTGCATGATGGAGCTTCTTACTGAAACAAGTCTCATGAGTTGTTGCTATTTGCATTGTACTGAGAAATCAAGTGTACTTTCAGACAGTTACAGTAGTTGAACTGATTAGCAGCAACTTTCAGAGCCCAACTGCTTGATTGCTATTAATTTTGTGTGCTATAGGAAGTTCTAAAGGCAGTTTGACTATTTGTAGTGACGAACACTATGGTCTGTATAAGTAGATGCTATTAAACAATTCTTCTTTTGCTGTAACCCCGCATTTCAGTGCTCACTGAGCCAATATTAGAACTTCAGTGGATTTTGGTGGCTTGAGATTAAGACTTAAACACACCTTTAGGACTCAAATGCACATTTAAGACTCAAACCAACCTGCACCTGCTGTAACCACAGAGAATGGCTGAACTGAAGCTATCACAGATCTGCGCCAGCCAAGGGCAGAGACTTCTCTTGTGAAGTACTGACCTGAATGTCAGTACTGAATATCTGACTAAATACAAATTTCCAGGAGCAAGAGTCCAAAAGTCTCCATGTGTTAGGAAAAGAAGCCACATGGACATGTACAAATATTTGTTCTCctattttccaaaataagaaaagaatcCAGCTTTGGTCAAAACAATTTTCCTCTCTATGACTGCATTTTTGGGGGTAGACTTTCCTTTTAGCATTCCTTAtataaaaattcattaatttttactGTTCTGTATACGAGCAGAGACTATAACTATGTGCATTCTGTGTGCAAGATTTCAGGTACAGAGTAAGGCTAGAGAATAAAACAGTGACACAATAAACAGTCTGTCAGACTTTATAACATTTCAGGCTATAAATATGTTTCCTACCTTGGAAACTAAGGTTAAAAATGATGCTTTCATTTCCTCAGGAACAAATGCTGCTAGAAAGCTGGACACAGAAAGGCATTTAGAGAAGCTCTGACTATGGCATCAAGTTGGCACATTCTGCCCCTCCTTGTCTGGCATTAACTACAGATCAGATGGTGTGCAGAGTCAGCTAAGGAATAGCAATGTCTTCCCAATCAACTTCCACAACCAGTGTCCCTTAAATGCTGTAGGTGTCCCAGAGGAATCAGAGTGATGCAATGGCTGCAGTCTGCTGAGATCTCTGGTTCATGAATACAGAGTTcctcagggggaaaaaaaccctcaggaACATAAGCAGAGAAATATgaataagaataagaatatTCTTTTCCAGGAAATACTATAATTCTGACAATAAGTTGGcactttctttttgtgttgttttacATACGTGACATTTTCTCTCTGGCCACAGATCCTCgtaagtcatagaatcccagcctggtttgggttggaagggaccttaaagctcacccagttccaagcccctgccacgggcagggacaccttccactagagcaggttgctccaagcccctgtgtccaacctggccttgaacactgccagggatggggcagccacagcttctctgggcaccctgtgccagcgcctcagcaccctcacagggaagaacttctgcctaagagctcgtctcaatctcccctctggcaggttaacATGGGGCCATACATGCAGAGGATTGCTGGCCTTGTGAAACGATCAGCCTTTATATGAGGACTAGAAGGAGCTGACATGAAGGGAGGGGAATCACTGTTTCAAGTTTTGCTGGTCCTCATAAAACAATACACATGCAAGCTGAATTccagtcacagaatcatagaatcatagaattgtaagggttggaaaggactgcATGTGCAGTCCAAGGTGAATGATAGTTACATGTTAATCTTTAATCTTCTTGTTCTTGGTGTTTATGTTGGCTCTAAAATTTGTTTTGCATCTAAACAGCTCATCTCAGCTGGAACTAcgtgagctttaaggtccattccaacccaaaccattctatgattctatgatctcacATACTGTATGTGCCAAAGTATTTAAGAGAATAAAagattttcagtggaaaacagcCTACTTAGAGGAAACAAGGTGCCTTAGCAAAGCATAATCAGATTTACTCAGCTTTCTGCAATAGGAGTCTTGGGTATGAAGGTTTGAAAGTCTTGATTCCAAATTTATAATGCCCCATGGGTATAAGGAAGGTGTTAGTGACAGATACATGCATCTTTGCACATAactttgggcaacctgatctagtgaaagatgcccctgcccatggcaggagggttgaactatatgatctttaaaggtcccttccaacccaaacattctgtgattctacaattctatgattctgtctttTGCacatagaataaaaaaataatggcaCTGGAATAGTAAATGGTAACTTTTTTGATCCCCAAAACATTGGGAATTTTAAAGCCAGAACTATAACCCAACCTGAATTTTACAACTGGATAGTAcctttaaaggagaaaaagaaatcagtcacGACCTCTTTCATGTTGCACATTTTCATATCTGACAGCACCATACAAAAGACAGACAGGAAAATCTGCCCTGGTTGCATTGCAGACAGTAAAAAAGCACACAGTAATAATATAATTGAATTTTGcttaaggaaaaaatccttttttcctcctaagaAACACCTTCTTCACAGCAAATATGGAGAAGTGAAAAAACAGGT
Encoded proteins:
- the LOC115606138 gene encoding LOW QUALITY PROTEIN: olfactory receptor 1019-like (The sequence of the model RefSeq protein was modified relative to this genomic sequence to represent the inferred CDS: deleted 1 base in 1 codon) — protein: MVRRNNATVDEFILLGITDIWELQVILFVLFLLICVTSLLGNLGMIALIRLDSRLHTPMYFFLCHLSLVDLGNSSAVAPKMLVSFFEERKAISLPGCAAQMYFCGFCIITECYLLAAMAYDRYVAICNPLLYMTTMSQKVCVQLAVGSYLIASVSQMVLVSSVFSARFCGPNFINHFFCDIPPLLKLSCSSTTVNEHVLFTIAILVALSTLAFIAVSYGYILTTVLRMRSSKGRHKAFSTCASHLTSVSVFYGTMIFMYLRPSSTYSLTRTKQCLLSTPW